In Alosa sapidissima isolate fAloSap1 chromosome 5, fAloSap1.pri, whole genome shotgun sequence, the genomic stretch TACCAACTGTATAACCTAACTGCAGTCTGACTAGTTTACATAGCCTACAATCCTCTCCATTAGATAGCATACCCTCCGCTCCAGATACACTACTATGCAGCAGGGCATGTCATGGAGAATTCCAATGGGGTTCAAGTTTTGTAAGAGCATAGTTGTCTTTTAGAGTAGGCCTGTGTGCCTACAGCCTACCTTTTAAATGATAGTGCCATATCTTTCTTTCGCCCTGAAAAGAAACCAAATTCTGTCAACCTGCTCTTCCCATCTCAGTGGCACTTTTAACAGTGGTCCCATAGAAAACTCCACTGTAAATAGGTGGACACATCTCCCTAGTGGCCAAATTGAGGAAAACATCAAATTCAGGGCTGGATTTCAGTTTGGAACAAGGATTATTCTTCCCTCCTCCCACAGGTAAAACAACTATTATTATACTGTATAATAGgtatgtgcctggactcaatACTATACGCTGACAGGTTTTCTTACCtattcatttctaatggccggtCATGTTTATATTATGGATGTCCACACACGTTCAAACGAATTAACTGTTAATTCAAGAGAATCATGGGTATTGTCATTTTCCTGTTAGAGAAGTGTTTTATTCAATTAATCAATTATAAGTCATTCCATTCTTTAAGACATGATAAAACCAGAAGCAGATTGCTGCTTGTATAAATTAACACGATTCTTATGGACTTTAGAATCCAATACTTATGTAGAGTGTTTGTAAGAATAAAATTACCGTTTTTCATCTTGTAATGGAATGGAAAGTGATTTCATGTTTCCTGTGCACAAAACAAGATGACTCCCTTCACTTTGGCTGTATAACTACACCAACCATTGTTTTTACTCCCTATTGTTATTTAAACCAGTTGACCATTACCAAACCACCTGGCTCCAAGTGCATGCCTTCCTAAGGCCAGTTCACAAACAGCCTGGTTGGCACTTTTGGATTTGCCGAAAAGGCCTCCTGCCAAGAAATGTCATGTGAATAGCACTTCACTTTAACTCACTTCAGTTCAGTTTAGTCACTCATACATGTCCCTGAAAACAGGATGAATTCTGATGTATCTTAATATTAAGTGTGTGCTAAACAGGTGAACTGAAGAAGAGGCTTGTCAACAAGAATGCTTCCAAGAACAAGGGCACAAATTTAATAACTTCAGtgtaataaaaaataacacTACGACTTCATTCCTCTTTTCAACAATAATTAAGGGGTGGTAGCTTTACATTGGGAAACGTACAGAAACCCTAAAAAGGGCCTTTCACATCAGTTGCACTTTACAAATCCGTTGAGATCCTCCAGGAACTTGATGTACTCCTGATGCTCCAGCGCAGTGCTGAGTTCCGTCAGCTCATCAGCAAAGGTGTTGTCAACTCCACGGTCAGCAAGGAAGTCCATCAGATGGTCATACAGGGCCTAGAGAGTTCAAAACACCGCTCTTAGATTTAAATTGCGTCTTGTTTTTCCCCCTGATGGTGTATGCTGGCACAGACATGCTCATAGGAgctccaaatatgaatgtgttgTGCATACACAACATCGTATATATGCTGGTGAAACTGCACAATTTCACCTCAATTATTAGATTGCAAAACAGCACAATCACTACAAGCCTATATCTGTGATATTTGCTGTTACtttgaaaaaaacaaagcaattGAGTTACTGTTTAGGAGCTGCTGCTGAGTGTACTTTAACGGCTGTTATCCTCCTTCATGAGGCAAAGGCTGCAATGGCAAAGTGTCTCAATGTCTAATTACCAAAGAAAATTATGACACTTTATTAGTGTTGATGCTGACAATGTCCCTTCTAATGCAACTTAACGGAAACTCAAGCAATTTGTTGAAATGTCCAGCAACAAAGTGCACATTACTACGTGCAGTTACCTTCCTCATTAAATGTTGTATGCAGGCTATGGGTTCAACaaagttttctttttgttgtttgttgttgtgacCACTAGATTATGTCTGTTTGGTTGGTAAGTGTCTGCCAACAaacataataacaaaaaataaaaagcacGTTGCAGAACCGTTTTGGGAAGGTAGTTTAAATTATTTACGCTTTATAcgactaggcctactattaaCTATAAAGCACTCAATCATTATTGTTTTTCCTTTtccaaaatgtagcctattaaacTGTAATGTCCATGGACTAATGCAAGTATATGTCTTGAAGATTAAGATACTATACAAGAAAATGACTAACGATCATCTAAaagtatagtttttttttttattacccgtttcatttattcaatatagcctacagtgtatacattgtttttatttaaagtaggctatataaGTGCAGTGAAGACACAACATGCATATTGGAGAAAGAGATCATTAATGTTCAATACATGTTTTTGTTAAGATACACAACATTTCTCAACTATTATTAgtgttagcctacattttagAGGGGAAAACAAATGTCCAAATATCGGCAAAAAAATATAGAGTACATGTGTACACATTCAGAGTATTTGTAAAAAGGAAAACATTCTATGTAACACTGTAAACCAGGTCAACATTACTGCTCTGAATGTTTATCTAACAACTGGTTGGCCAACAGAAACAGTGATAGACAGTAAGTAGACCCTTACCCAGTCCaaagagtctgtgttgagggtGTAGCTGGTTTCCTTCCAGTCAGTTTCCCCCGTTGGCTGAAAACTAACTTCACGAATGGCAAAAATatcactctcctcctcaccttcaCCATGGCTAACCTGTTCAAGAAGATAGAGGAGAACTTCTCAGTTTAGTATGTCCAAACTCTGTGTGTTCAAACGTAGGACGAAGCAGTATCAAATGTAGCTGATATTTCCACAGTTGCATTGACAAAGGCAGACTCAGAAGTATGCATTTTAAGACAGGCAGACTTGCCTCATCCTCAGGGAAGTGGCAGTCAAACACCAAGGCTTGACTTGCTGACTGTTTtgtcacctccacaacaaagtTGGGTGTTGATACAATTTCCGGCTGGTACAAAAGTAAGagaaacacatttttaaaaatgaaatggtgtgtgtaaCATAGCCTAGATTATTACAGTGAATTACAGATTCGACTACCTCATTGTCTGCAGGTTTCTGTCCCTGCTCTGGATCCTCCTCCATATTGGGAGGGATGCTGTTGTTGACATTGAAAGTTATGGTCACTCTGAAAGAAAAGACCACAACATGACAGACTGAAGTGAGGAGAGCAACTGCACAAATAA encodes the following:
- the LOC121710025 gene encoding complement component 1 Q subcomponent-binding protein, mitochondrial, which translates into the protein MLKSISRAVSIATRLSNKTATASATRTVEPLVRSILCVPNSAPIRPFTRSIWMMCNNGATSGSRTRLFTSKGFLPSASCGCGGLHTEGDKAFGEFLNDEIKEEKKIQKNKALPKMSGGWELELNGTEAKLVKSLSGEKVTITFNVNNSIPPNMEEDPEQGQKPADNEPEIVSTPNFVVEVTKQSASQALVFDCHFPEDEVSHGEGEEESDIFAIREVSFQPTGETDWKETSYTLNTDSLDWALYDHLMDFLADRGVDNTFADELTELSTALEHQEYIKFLEDLNGFVKCN